A genomic stretch from Chitinophaga agri includes:
- a CDS encoding DJ-1/PfpI family protein, whose translation MSQKKILFLTGDYAEDYETMVPFQMLQMVGHIVHAVCPDKAAGDKIITAIHDFEGDQTYSEKRGHHFVLNASFSDVQVSSYDALMIAGGRAPEYLRLNAKVLDIVRQFAAADKPIAAVCHGIQILTAADVVRGKNLTAYPAVAPEVTMAGGTYAAVNIDEAVTDGNLVTAPAWPAHPQWIAAFLKVLGTKIML comes from the coding sequence ATGTCACAAAAAAAGATCCTCTTTCTCACGGGAGATTATGCAGAAGATTATGAAACAATGGTGCCATTTCAGATGCTGCAGATGGTAGGACATATTGTTCATGCGGTTTGTCCGGATAAAGCTGCCGGCGACAAGATCATTACGGCGATACATGATTTTGAGGGTGATCAGACCTACAGTGAAAAACGTGGGCATCATTTTGTGCTGAATGCTTCTTTTTCAGACGTACAGGTTTCTTCTTATGATGCGCTGATGATTGCCGGAGGCCGTGCGCCGGAGTATCTGCGGCTAAATGCGAAGGTCCTTGACATCGTAAGACAGTTTGCCGCAGCCGATAAGCCGATTGCGGCTGTTTGTCATGGTATACAGATCCTTACAGCTGCGGATGTGGTGCGCGGTAAGAACCTGACCGCCTATCCGGCAGTGGCCCCGGAGGTGACAATGGCGGGAGGTACTTATGCAGCTGTCAACATCGACGAAGCAGTCACAGATGGTAACCTGGTAACGGCGCCTGCCTGGCCGGCCCATCCGCAATGGATCGCCGCCTTTCTGAAGGTATTAGGTACCAAAATAATGCTGTAG